One window from the genome of Rufibacter tibetensis encodes:
- a CDS encoding NAD(P)/FAD-dependent oxidoreductase gives MSNRKAIIIGGGLAGLVNALQLSSQGVEVTLVEKKRFPFHKVCGEYVSNEVLPFLKTLGVEIEDLRPAHLTHFVLSSPKGRTLQTPLDLGGFGVSRYTLDHYLFQLAQKQGVTFRQQVSATDVLFKEEAFTVTLSTGEQLQASVVIGAYGKRSALDRRFNRSFFEERSPYLAVKYHLKTQLPKHVISLHNFADGYAGVSAIEEDRYCFCYLTTRQNLKRHGTIAQMEAKELSKNPWLRDLLQNSEFLYNQPEVINEISFAPKACLEDHVLMSGDAAGLITPLCGNGMAMAIHSAKILSEQVLLFLNGQQTRTQMEANYITQWQKQFGARLQTGRLVQRLFGHPVLSEITVTGLKYLPGAVKAIMRRTHGKPF, from the coding sequence ATGAGCAACCGCAAAGCCATTATCATTGGAGGAGGATTAGCCGGTCTGGTGAATGCTTTGCAACTATCAAGCCAAGGCGTAGAAGTGACACTGGTTGAGAAAAAAAGGTTTCCTTTTCACAAAGTCTGTGGCGAATACGTGTCCAATGAGGTGCTTCCCTTTCTGAAAACCCTTGGGGTAGAGATAGAAGACTTAAGACCTGCGCACTTAACCCATTTCGTGCTTTCCTCGCCCAAAGGCCGCACTTTACAGACCCCACTGGACTTAGGAGGCTTCGGCGTAAGCCGATATACTTTGGACCATTATTTATTCCAGTTAGCCCAAAAGCAAGGGGTGACGTTTCGGCAGCAGGTAAGCGCCACCGACGTTCTCTTTAAAGAAGAAGCCTTCACTGTTACCCTTTCTACTGGGGAGCAACTGCAGGCTTCGGTAGTTATTGGGGCGTATGGCAAGCGCAGTGCCCTGGACCGGCGGTTCAACCGAAGTTTTTTTGAGGAACGGTCACCGTACCTGGCTGTGAAATACCATCTCAAAACGCAACTGCCCAAGCATGTCATCTCTCTGCACAACTTTGCTGATGGCTACGCGGGGGTTTCGGCCATTGAAGAAGACCGCTACTGCTTTTGCTATCTCACCACCCGGCAGAATTTGAAACGCCACGGCACCATTGCGCAGATGGAGGCAAAGGAACTCAGTAAAAACCCCTGGCTTCGGGACCTATTGCAAAACAGTGAATTTCTTTATAATCAACCTGAAGTCATCAACGAAATCTCATTCGCACCCAAAGCCTGCCTGGAAGATCACGTGCTCATGAGCGGCGATGCTGCTGGGTTGATCACCCCACTTTGCGGCAACGGCATGGCCATGGCTATTCACTCGGCGAAAATTTTATCTGAACAGGTGCTGCTTTTCCTGAATGGCCAACAAACAAGGACGCAAATGGAAGCCAACTACATCACTCAGTGGCAAAAGCAATTTGGCGCGAGGCTACAAACCGGACGATTGGTTCAGCGCCTGTTTGGGCACCCAGTGCTGTCTGAGATAACAGTAACCGGCCTGAAGTACCTTCCGGGAGCAGTAAAAGCAATTATGCGTCGTACGCATGGCAAGCCTTTCTAA
- a CDS encoding type III polyketide synthase, translating into MKSYLCAIGTANPPHAFPQQQIADFMAEALQLDEQNTRKLKALYRVSGIDQRHTTLPDYGRQNGEFEFYPNTPGLEPFPSVGDRMREYRKSALPLSVEAAQECLAQLPNLAVNQITHLITVSCTGMYAPGLDIELVEALGLPTHVERTCINFMGCYAAFNALKVADTICRAHANARVLIVCTELCTLHFQKQAESDHLVSNALFADGAAAVVVSPQPLSSLSLRVDAFHCDLAPSGQKEMAWHIHDFGFEMTLSSYVPALIKQGIGQLTQSLLKKLNLKLEEVEFFAIHPGGRKILEVIEQALGLTAKDNRHAYQVLRQFGNMSSATVLFVLQALWQELQPDRHEAPILSFAFGPGLTLESMLLSVHYV; encoded by the coding sequence ATGAAGAGTTACCTCTGCGCCATCGGCACGGCTAATCCACCGCATGCTTTCCCTCAGCAGCAAATTGCTGACTTTATGGCCGAGGCCCTTCAGCTAGACGAACAGAACACCCGAAAACTTAAAGCCCTGTACCGGGTGTCGGGCATTGACCAACGGCACACGACCTTACCCGACTATGGCCGCCAGAACGGCGAATTTGAGTTCTACCCCAATACCCCCGGTTTGGAGCCATTTCCATCTGTGGGCGACCGCATGCGGGAATACCGAAAATCGGCTTTGCCGCTTTCTGTGGAAGCGGCGCAAGAATGTTTGGCGCAACTCCCTAACCTGGCCGTAAACCAGATCACTCATTTGATAACTGTTAGTTGCACGGGCATGTACGCCCCCGGGCTAGACATTGAATTGGTGGAAGCCTTAGGTTTACCCACCCATGTAGAACGCACCTGCATCAACTTCATGGGCTGCTATGCAGCCTTCAATGCCCTAAAAGTGGCCGACACTATTTGCCGCGCCCACGCGAATGCACGGGTGTTGATTGTCTGCACCGAGCTTTGTACCCTGCATTTTCAAAAACAGGCCGAAAGCGATCATCTGGTGTCAAACGCCCTCTTTGCTGATGGGGCTGCCGCGGTAGTGGTAAGTCCGCAACCACTATCATCTTTGTCATTGCGCGTAGATGCTTTTCATTGCGATTTGGCCCCTTCCGGTCAGAAAGAAATGGCGTGGCACATCCATGATTTTGGGTTTGAGATGACGCTTTCCTCCTATGTGCCAGCCTTGATCAAACAGGGCATTGGCCAGTTGACGCAGTCTTTGCTGAAGAAGTTGAACCTGAAACTGGAAGAAGTAGAATTCTTTGCCATTCACCCGGGCGGGCGAAAGATATTGGAAGTAATTGAGCAGGCTTTGGGTCTCACGGCCAAAGACAACCGGCACGCCTACCAGGTGCTTCGGCAGTTTGGCAACATGTCCTCTGCTACCGTGCTGTTTGTTTTGCAGGCGCTTTGGCAGGAATTACAACCCGACCGCCACGAGGCTCCTATCCTGAGCTTTGCCTTTGGCCCTGGGCTCACCTTAGAATCTATGCTGCTTTCCGTGCACTATGTTTAA
- a CDS encoding methyltransferase domain-containing protein yields the protein MFKERSTQLELMDDLTLASDDLRRNLQELEFINVWLGGHDVVRNGLNYIINHPLSGPFKEKKLKIADLGSGGGDTLRMVARWARKRNQPVELVGIDANAFMLDYSAALSQEYPEITYRQADVFSPEFAQQQFDIVICSLFLHHFSDQPLASLLAQLKKQVRVAVLINDLHRHPLAFYSIKTLTQLFSRSYLVKNDAPLSVLRAFSRTDWKRILRMANIKAYQMRWKWAFRWQLVFGPVSEK from the coding sequence ATGTTTAAAGAGCGGTCTACCCAGCTTGAGTTGATGGATGACCTCACGCTCGCGAGTGATGACCTGCGCCGGAACCTGCAGGAACTGGAATTCATCAATGTGTGGCTGGGCGGGCATGACGTGGTGCGCAACGGCCTTAATTACATCATCAACCACCCGCTTTCTGGGCCTTTTAAAGAAAAGAAGCTTAAAATAGCGGACTTGGGCAGCGGTGGCGGCGACACTTTGCGCATGGTTGCCCGCTGGGCCCGCAAGCGGAACCAACCGGTAGAATTGGTGGGCATAGATGCCAATGCCTTTATGCTAGACTACAGCGCCGCCCTGAGCCAGGAGTACCCGGAAATCACCTACCGGCAAGCCGATGTTTTTTCCCCGGAGTTTGCCCAGCAACAATTCGATATTGTCATCTGCAGCCTTTTCCTGCACCACTTCTCAGATCAGCCGCTGGCTTCTTTGCTGGCTCAATTAAAGAAACAGGTTCGGGTAGCTGTGCTCATCAATGATCTGCACCGGCACCCACTGGCGTTTTATTCCATCAAGACCCTTACCCAACTTTTCTCCCGCTCGTATTTAGTGAAAAATGATGCCCCACTTTCTGTGCTGCGCGCTTTTTCACGAACTGATTGGAAACGAATTTTAAGAATGGCTAACATAAAAGCGTATCAAATGCGTTGGAAATGGGCGTTCCGGTGGCAATTGGTTTTTGGCCCCGTTTCAGAAAAATAG
- a CDS encoding histone deacetylase family protein — translation MLKIAWSPEYAHPLPENHRFPMLKYELLPEQLLYEGTVTQENFFQPSPLSEEQIVRVHAPEYWRRLRGLELTPSEIRKTGFPLSQELVDREIMIMGGTVECAAYALEFGVAMNIAGGTHHAFTDRGEGFCLLNDNALAAQYLLDQGKAQKILIIDLDVHQGNGTAEIFADEPRVFTFSMHGGNNYPLHKEKSDLDVPLPDGIGDAAYLQLLQDHLPTLMNSVKPDFVFFQSGVDVLSSDKLGKLALTHAGCKERDRMVLELCYKNNVPLVASMGGGYSTRIADIVEAHANTFRLAQQIFF, via the coding sequence ATGCTTAAAATAGCCTGGTCTCCAGAGTACGCCCATCCTCTCCCCGAAAATCATCGGTTCCCGATGCTCAAATACGAACTCCTGCCCGAGCAGCTTTTATATGAAGGCACCGTCACTCAGGAGAACTTCTTTCAACCGTCTCCTTTGTCTGAGGAACAGATTGTGCGGGTGCATGCGCCCGAGTACTGGCGCCGGTTGCGAGGACTGGAGTTAACCCCCTCAGAGATCAGAAAAACAGGTTTTCCGTTGTCACAAGAGTTAGTAGACCGGGAAATCATGATCATGGGCGGAACTGTTGAATGCGCAGCTTATGCATTAGAGTTTGGCGTGGCCATGAACATTGCCGGGGGTACCCACCACGCCTTCACAGACCGGGGCGAAGGTTTCTGCCTGCTCAATGACAATGCCTTAGCCGCCCAATACCTGCTTGACCAAGGCAAAGCGCAGAAAATACTCATTATAGATTTAGACGTGCACCAGGGTAATGGCACCGCCGAAATTTTTGCAGATGAGCCACGGGTGTTCACCTTCAGCATGCACGGTGGCAACAACTACCCTCTGCACAAAGAGAAATCTGATCTAGACGTACCCTTGCCCGATGGCATAGGTGACGCAGCCTATCTGCAACTTCTGCAAGACCACCTGCCTACTCTCATGAATAGCGTGAAGCCAGATTTCGTTTTTTTCCAGAGCGGGGTAGACGTACTATCATCAGACAAGTTAGGAAAACTGGCTCTTACCCATGCTGGTTGCAAGGAGCGTGACCGTATGGTGCTGGAGCTGTGTTACAAAAACAATGTGCCCCTGGTGGCCAGCATGGGCGGCGGATACTCCACGAGAATTGCAGATATTGTAGAGGCCCATGCCAATACCTTCCGGTTAGCCCAACAGATCTTCTTCTAA